The Altererythrobacter sp. ZODW24 genome window below encodes:
- a CDS encoding ABC transporter ATP-binding protein has product MIGSAGQSAPEAAMQNGFSAFLGTSLSKIYQTGETQVHALRGVDISIAPSEILVLLGPSGSGKSTLLNIIGGLDRPSAGDLWYGDLNLTDLSDRDLTRFRRAHVGFIFQFYNLIPSLTAEENVRLVTDIAEYPLDPADALEQVGLSHRLHHFPAQLSGGEQQRVAVARAIAKRPGVLFCDEPTGALDSATGVKVLETLANANALFGTTLIIITHNAGIAAMADRVLHFLDGQIVSIEENANRVAPADISW; this is encoded by the coding sequence ATGATCGGTTCCGCCGGCCAGAGCGCTCCTGAAGCTGCAATGCAGAACGGCTTCTCAGCCTTTCTTGGCACTAGCCTCAGCAAGATATACCAGACAGGCGAAACACAAGTACACGCGTTGCGCGGCGTGGACATCTCGATTGCACCCAGCGAAATTCTTGTTCTGCTCGGGCCTTCAGGTAGCGGCAAATCGACCCTACTGAACATCATCGGTGGACTCGACCGGCCGAGCGCTGGCGATCTGTGGTACGGCGACCTTAACCTGACCGATCTATCGGATCGCGACCTGACCCGATTCCGTCGCGCGCATGTTGGTTTCATCTTCCAGTTTTACAATCTCATCCCCAGCCTGACCGCAGAAGAAAACGTCCGCTTGGTCACCGATATTGCGGAATATCCATTGGACCCTGCAGATGCATTGGAGCAGGTCGGCCTCAGCCACCGCCTGCACCATTTTCCAGCACAGTTGTCAGGCGGAGAGCAGCAGCGCGTGGCCGTCGCACGCGCCATAGCGAAGCGGCCTGGCGTGTTGTTCTGCGATGAGCCAACTGGCGCACTTGACAGCGCTACTGGTGTCAAAGTTTTGGAAACGCTGGCCAATGCAAATGCACTATTCGGCACGACCCTGATCATCATCACGCATAATGCTGGGATCGCCGCAATGGCCGACCGAGTATTGCACTTTCTAGACGGCCAGATCGTATCGATTGAGGAAAATGCTAA
- a CDS encoding DUF2267 domain-containing protein, which translates to MSALGLKSFDKAIQDANIWIDELMDKLDWDDKQRAHRLLRSTLHTLRDRLPIGEAVDLSAQLPTLIRGIYFEGWQPHRTPTGEKTAEEFSGRVDEAFGDDENIDPVTLTRAALEVVSDHVSGGEINDVKGCLPPKIRELWP; encoded by the coding sequence ATGAGCGCATTAGGTCTCAAGAGTTTCGACAAGGCCATTCAGGATGCCAATATTTGGATCGACGAGCTGATGGACAAACTCGATTGGGATGACAAACAGCGAGCACATCGGCTTCTACGTAGCACACTGCATACTCTGCGCGACCGCTTGCCAATTGGCGAAGCCGTCGATCTATCGGCGCAACTACCCACACTGATCCGCGGCATTTATTTCGAAGGCTGGCAGCCACACCGAACGCCGACTGGCGAGAAGACTGCGGAGGAATTTTCCGGACGGGTGGACGAAGCGTTTGGCGACGACGAGAACATCGATCCGGTGACGCTGACGAGGGCGGCGCTAGAAGTCGTCAGCGACCATGTCAGCGGTGGCGAGATCAACGATGTGAAAGGCTGCCTGCCACCCAAGATCAGAGAGTTGTGGCCCTGA
- a CDS encoding 2-hydroxyacid dehydrogenase translates to MDVAVFSTRGYDRTYLEVANHAGRHRLNFFETQLTLETAALAAEHRAVCCFVSDTLDCDVLKALAAIGVELVALRCTGFNNVNLSAAEELNIQVARVPAYSPHTVAEHTLALLLSLTRNIHRAYNRVREGNFALEGLLGFDLFGKTIGIVGTGAIGSIVAQIAAGFGCQVIAVDPTPDPECIKLGVTYVTLSDMCRCADILTLHCPLTPATKHLISDVELEQMKPGVTIINTSRGAVLDTAAVIRALKNEKIGALGLDVYEEEGDLFFNDLSAQIIQDDIFARLLTFPNVLITGHQGFFTHEAMTAISETTIANLTSFAQNRRAVHVLPAAGNIISGFENTEARLSEQVSRSQ, encoded by the coding sequence ATCGACGTCGCTGTATTCAGTACCAGAGGGTATGATCGGACTTATCTGGAAGTAGCTAACCATGCGGGGAGGCACCGCCTAAACTTCTTCGAGACGCAGCTTACGCTCGAGACAGCGGCACTAGCGGCGGAACACCGCGCCGTGTGCTGTTTCGTAAGCGACACACTGGATTGCGATGTGCTGAAGGCTCTAGCCGCAATAGGTGTGGAATTGGTCGCTCTGCGCTGTACTGGGTTCAACAACGTCAACTTGTCAGCAGCGGAGGAATTAAACATTCAGGTCGCGCGCGTACCAGCCTACTCGCCCCATACAGTCGCCGAACATACGCTGGCGTTACTGCTATCTCTGACGAGAAACATCCACCGGGCTTACAATCGTGTACGCGAAGGCAATTTTGCTCTCGAGGGGTTGTTAGGTTTCGACTTGTTCGGAAAGACCATCGGGATCGTCGGTACTGGTGCGATCGGCTCCATCGTTGCTCAGATCGCGGCTGGGTTCGGCTGCCAGGTTATTGCTGTTGATCCAACACCCGATCCGGAATGCATCAAATTGGGTGTTACCTATGTGACGCTCTCCGATATGTGCAGATGTGCCGACATTTTGACCCTGCATTGCCCATTGACGCCCGCCACAAAGCATTTGATTTCCGATGTCGAACTTGAGCAAATGAAGCCGGGCGTAACAATTATTAACACCAGCAGAGGTGCCGTACTTGATACAGCCGCGGTGATCCGTGCGCTAAAAAACGAAAAAATCGGCGCCCTCGGTCTCGACGTTTATGAGGAGGAAGGGGATTTATTCTTCAACGATTTGTCGGCGCAGATCATTCAGGATGACATTTTTGCCCGTCTTCTGACCTTCCCCAATGTGCTTATAACCGGGCACCAAGGCTTTTTCACCCACGAAGCGATGACTGCCATTAGCGAAACAACTATAGCGAACCTGACGTCGTTCGCGCAAAATCGACGAGCGGTGCACGTACTCCCGGCAGCCGGTAACATTATCAGTGGGTTCGAGAATACAGAGGCGAGGCTCTCTGAACAAGTTAGCCGCAGTCAATAA
- a CDS encoding universal stress protein, translating to MYSRILVPIDLDEPNSWGKAVRVGQAMAEAFDASLTLCTVVPDKVAAIEAQWSRLSYQALLDKASAKLALLADDLGANDLGTEVGMGNVTSGVLSVAEKIEADLIVLSSHRPKMKDWLIGANASRIVRHASCSVLVVRD from the coding sequence ATGTATTCTCGTATCCTAGTGCCAATCGACCTCGATGAACCTAACTCATGGGGCAAAGCTGTGCGCGTTGGTCAAGCCATGGCAGAGGCATTCGATGCAAGCCTAACTCTTTGTACTGTGGTGCCGGACAAAGTTGCTGCAATCGAGGCGCAATGGTCTCGCCTTTCCTATCAGGCATTGCTGGACAAGGCGTCTGCGAAACTGGCCTTACTTGCCGACGACTTGGGCGCAAACGATTTGGGGACTGAAGTGGGGATGGGTAATGTTACCAGCGGTGTCTTATCGGTCGCAGAGAAGATTGAGGCAGACCTTATCGTGCTCTCCTCCCACCGGCCAAAGATGAAGGACTGGCTGATTGGTGCGAATGCTTCGCGTATTGTCCGCCATGCAAGCTGCTCAGTTCTAGTCGTGCGCGACTAG
- a CDS encoding VIT1/CCC1 transporter family protein, with amino-acid sequence MARSSRDLPGEHTPHQIRNRLAHPRGKSQLGDFMLGGVDGVVTTFAVVAGSAGGQLASTIVIILGIANLIADGFSMAVSNYLGTRTRQEEVRQSRADEEWQIDVFPEGEREEIREIFAQKGFEGASLDEIIDVITADREVWVNTMMAEELQLSDVSTHPLRAGLTTFVAFSICGAVPLLPFLVGIGDFGAMFFASACLGALTFLALGVGKGRVVGISPVRSGLQTLGVGGIAAILAYVAGYLLHLLFAA; translated from the coding sequence ATGGCGCGCTCATCTCGAGATCTGCCGGGCGAACATACTCCTCATCAAATCCGCAACCGTCTGGCTCATCCTCGGGGAAAAAGCCAGCTTGGAGACTTCATGCTTGGCGGCGTCGACGGGGTCGTCACAACATTTGCAGTGGTGGCCGGCAGTGCAGGAGGCCAGCTAGCGTCTACAATCGTCATTATCCTCGGTATAGCGAATCTTATCGCTGACGGTTTTAGCATGGCCGTGAGCAATTACCTTGGCACCCGCACGCGTCAGGAAGAGGTCCGACAAAGCCGCGCAGATGAAGAATGGCAGATCGATGTCTTCCCCGAAGGCGAGCGGGAGGAAATTCGTGAGATTTTTGCGCAAAAGGGGTTTGAAGGTGCCAGCCTGGACGAGATCATCGACGTTATTACCGCCGACAGAGAGGTCTGGGTAAATACAATGATGGCAGAAGAACTTCAGTTGAGCGATGTGTCCACGCACCCGCTCAGGGCAGGACTCACGACTTTCGTCGCATTCTCGATTTGCGGAGCCGTTCCCCTACTTCCATTTCTGGTCGGCATCGGCGATTTCGGCGCAATGTTCTTTGCCAGCGCTTGTCTCGGCGCTCTGACGTTTTTGGCCTTAGGAGTGGGAAAAGGCAGGGTGGTCGGCATTTCGCCTGTCCGGTCTGGCCTGCAGACGTTGGGAGTGGGCGGGATAGCTGCAATACTGGCTTATGTCGCAGGATATCTGCTGCATTTGCTCTTCGCTGCTTGA